In the genome of Pseudomonadota bacterium, one region contains:
- the hslU gene encoding ATP-dependent protease ATPase subunit HslU, whose amino-acid sequence MTDLTPREIVSELDRFIIGQKDAKRAVAVALRNRWRRKQLPDDLRDEVYPKNILMIGPTGVGKTEISRRLAKLARAPFLKVEATKFTEVGYVGRDVEQIVRDLLEGAITMTREHMREDVKTRAHQAAEDRVIEAIAGEGAREQTRDMFRKKLKAGELDDKKISLELQDTSNPMGGFEIPGQPGAGQMMDLGAMFGKAFQRTVRKEMTVAESYEILIGEEADKLLDDETVKSRAIEAVEQNGIVFLDEIDKVAAKGERGGEVSREGVQRDLLPLIEGTTVSTKHGPVKTDHILFIASGAFHVAKPSDLLPELQGRLPIRVELRPLTEADFVRILTETDNALTRQYTALMGTEDVSVSFTEEGIAALAKVAADVNEHVENIGARRLYTVMERVFEELSFTAPDKSGVEITVDDQFVNDNLGELTKSMDVSRYML is encoded by the coding sequence ATGACTGACCTCACTCCCCGTGAAATCGTGAGCGAGCTTGACCGCTTCATCATCGGCCAGAAGGACGCAAAACGCGCTGTCGCCGTGGCCCTTCGCAACCGCTGGCGGAGAAAACAGCTGCCTGACGACCTGCGCGACGAGGTCTATCCGAAGAACATCCTGATGATCGGCCCGACGGGCGTTGGCAAAACCGAGATCAGCCGCCGGCTTGCAAAGCTCGCGCGCGCTCCGTTTCTGAAGGTGGAGGCCACCAAGTTCACCGAGGTGGGGTATGTCGGCCGGGATGTGGAACAGATCGTTCGCGACCTCTTGGAGGGCGCCATCACCATGACCCGCGAGCACATGCGCGAGGATGTGAAGACACGCGCGCACCAAGCCGCCGAGGACCGCGTCATCGAGGCTATCGCCGGCGAAGGCGCACGAGAACAGACCCGCGATATGTTCCGGAAGAAGCTCAAGGCAGGGGAGCTCGACGACAAGAAAATCTCGCTCGAGCTGCAGGACACGTCAAATCCAATGGGCGGCTTCGAGATCCCCGGACAGCCGGGAGCAGGGCAGATGATGGATCTGGGCGCGATGTTCGGGAAGGCATTTCAACGGACGGTGCGCAAGGAGATGACCGTCGCCGAAAGCTACGAGATCCTGATCGGGGAGGAAGCCGACAAGCTTCTCGACGACGAAACAGTCAAATCGCGGGCCATCGAAGCGGTGGAGCAGAACGGGATCGTCTTCCTCGACGAGATCGACAAGGTCGCCGCAAAGGGCGAGCGCGGCGGGGAAGTCAGCCGCGAGGGCGTGCAGCGCGATCTCTTGCCGCTCATAGAAGGCACCACGGTCTCGACGAAGCACGGCCCGGTGAAGACGGACCACATCCTCTTCATCGCCTCCGGTGCCTTCCACGTGGCCAAACCATCCGACTTGCTCCCAGAGCTGCAGGGACGGCTTCCGATCCGTGTGGAGTTACGCCCTCTGACCGAGGCCGATTTCGTCCGGATTCTCACAGAGACAGACAATGCACTGACCCGCCAATACACGGCGCTCATGGGCACGGAGGACGTGAGCGTAAGCTTTACCGAGGAGGGCATTGCCGCCCTCGCAAAAGTCGCCGCCGATGTGAACGAGCACGTCGAGAACATCGGAGCGCGGCGGCTCTACACCGTCATGGAGCGCGTCTTCGAAGAGCTGAGTTTCACCGCACCTGACAAGTCGGGCGTCGAGATTACCGTCGACGATCAGTTCGTGAACGACAACCTCGGCGAGCTGACCAAGAGCATGGATGTGAGCCGCTACATGCTCTGA
- a CDS encoding phosphotransferase translates to MLKADLQDVTAGEFEKLVTTQSAASDEMRVNNRVPGVLSVHVSDRAFLMDAVKGDQLHHLVEEAEDHLALLQRAGAWIDAFHRAGLEEQRIFRPGFNSKRLKDLHEQVQSGLLKVTDEEDYLSALDQVLEVLPDFAGRPTQVAWQHGDLNLHNLLMDGDEMWGIDFTKVDPVPIGYDVARFLLHYSALLADHGQLEPGWPAPPAAVEAFFKGYQLATFDDPSIQAILRVKILNDWARYPESRLKMKTRQRFRFERYRDILRSLMAV, encoded by the coding sequence GTGCTCAAGGCTGATCTCCAGGATGTCACGGCAGGAGAATTCGAGAAGCTCGTGACCACCCAATCCGCCGCGTCTGACGAGATGCGCGTCAACAACCGCGTGCCAGGCGTTCTCTCGGTCCACGTGAGCGACAGAGCCTTTCTCATGGACGCTGTGAAGGGAGATCAGCTCCACCACCTTGTGGAAGAAGCCGAGGACCATCTCGCCCTCCTCCAGCGCGCCGGTGCGTGGATCGACGCTTTCCATAGGGCCGGGCTGGAAGAACAAAGGATCTTCCGCCCCGGCTTCAATTCCAAGCGCCTGAAAGACCTCCATGAGCAGGTGCAGAGCGGCCTTCTCAAGGTCACGGACGAGGAAGATTATCTAAGCGCTCTCGATCAGGTACTGGAAGTACTCCCCGACTTCGCGGGCAGACCGACGCAAGTCGCTTGGCAGCACGGGGACCTGAACCTTCACAACCTGCTCATGGACGGTGATGAGATGTGGGGAATTGATTTCACGAAGGTCGACCCCGTCCCCATCGGATATGACGTGGCTCGGTTTCTGCTCCACTACAGCGCCTTGCTCGCGGATCACGGGCAGCTGGAGCCCGGTTGGCCAGCTCCGCCCGCTGCTGTCGAGGCCTTCTTCAAGGGCTACCAGCTCGCGACTTTTGACGATCCGTCTATCCAGGCAATTCTGCGCGTGAAAATCCTCAATGACTGGGCGCGCTACCCAGAGAGCCGCCTCAAAATGAAAACGCGGCAGCGCTTCCGGTTCGAGCGCTACCGCGACATTCTCAGGTCATTGATGGCGGTTTAG
- a CDS encoding Tim44/TimA family putative adaptor protein, producing the protein MNSPIIQLLVLAGIAVFLILRLRSVLGTRDGFEQDVSRGDSSARDRAAARDFEVIEGGPDRDITDHVDEDGPAAEAFKQMKRVEPGFSLSEFIQGGGQAYEMILMAYENGDLGGVRDFIDADIYSAFAESIEARRDQGISIDAEFIGLREVSVDEATFDEASQEAEITLRFVGELSSTVRDKEGEIMEAESSPMKRTRDSWTFARRMGGDDPNWMLVATGG; encoded by the coding sequence ATGAATTCGCCCATCATCCAGTTGCTTGTGCTTGCTGGAATTGCTGTCTTCCTCATCCTGCGCCTGCGATCCGTCCTCGGGACGCGTGACGGCTTTGAGCAAGACGTGAGCCGTGGCGACAGCTCCGCGCGGGATCGTGCCGCGGCGCGCGATTTCGAGGTCATCGAGGGCGGCCCAGACCGAGACATCACCGATCACGTCGATGAAGACGGTCCGGCCGCGGAAGCGTTCAAGCAGATGAAGCGGGTCGAGCCCGGCTTTTCGCTTTCCGAGTTCATTCAAGGTGGCGGGCAGGCCTATGAGATGATCCTCATGGCCTACGAAAACGGCGATCTTGGCGGTGTGCGAGATTTCATCGACGCGGATATCTATTCGGCCTTCGCCGAGAGCATCGAGGCGCGTCGCGATCAAGGCATATCGATCGATGCGGAGTTCATCGGGCTGCGCGAAGTCTCCGTCGACGAGGCGACCTTTGATGAGGCGAGCCAGGAAGCGGAAATCACCCTTCGGTTCGTGGGCGAATTGAGCTCGACCGTGCGCGACAAGGAGGGCGAGATCATGGAGGCGGAGTCGAGCCCCATGAAACGCACCCGCGACAGCTGGACGTTTGCGCGCCGGATGGGTGGAGACGATCCAAACTGGATGCTTGTCGCCACCGGAGGCTGA
- a CDS encoding shikimate dehydrogenase: MTHANMPLAGVVGDPIAHSKSPKLFAHWLQTMNLPGQYVPLPVKTEDFEEVVRALPRMGFKGVNITIPHKLAALSIAEKKSDRAVMIGAANTLIFRSDGLIHADNTDGYGFLANLRAAAPSWEPKAGPAAVLGAGGAARAVLNALLDSGVEKILLTNRTKGKAETLRTDFGSRIEVVDWVDAGAAVEDAKTIVNTTSLGMVGQPDLRVPLDGLAAGDVVSDLVYAPLETDLIKAARAAGCVAVDGLGMLLHQAVPGFERWFGARPEVTNATRLAVLG; the protein is encoded by the coding sequence ATGACGCATGCGAATATGCCGTTGGCCGGCGTTGTGGGTGATCCCATCGCGCATTCGAAATCTCCAAAGCTCTTTGCGCACTGGCTGCAGACGATGAACCTGCCGGGACAATACGTGCCGCTGCCGGTCAAGACAGAAGACTTCGAAGAGGTCGTGCGCGCCCTGCCACGCATGGGCTTCAAGGGCGTGAACATCACGATACCACATAAGTTGGCCGCGCTTTCGATTGCCGAGAAGAAGAGCGATCGGGCCGTGATGATCGGCGCAGCAAACACGCTCATTTTCCGATCCGACGGTCTTATTCACGCCGACAATACGGATGGATACGGTTTCCTCGCGAACTTACGTGCCGCGGCGCCGTCCTGGGAACCGAAAGCGGGACCAGCGGCTGTCCTTGGGGCCGGTGGCGCAGCACGGGCGGTGCTCAATGCCCTTCTCGACAGCGGCGTGGAGAAAATCCTTTTGACCAATAGGACAAAGGGAAAGGCGGAGACGCTTCGCACTGATTTCGGTTCGCGTATCGAGGTCGTTGATTGGGTCGATGCCGGGGCTGCCGTGGAGGATGCGAAGACGATCGTGAACACGACGTCACTCGGAATGGTCGGCCAGCCCGATCTTCGCGTGCCACTTGATGGTCTCGCAGCTGGAGACGTTGTTTCTGACCTCGTCTATGCACCTTTGGAGACAGATCTCATCAAAGCAGCGCGGGCGGCGGGGTGCGTGGCAGTGGATGGGCTTGGAATGCTCCTGCATCAGGCCGTGCCAGGATTTGAGCGGTGGTTTGGCGCGCGGCCAGAAGTCACCAACGCCACGCGGCTCGCTGTACTTGGATGA
- a CDS encoding Maf family protein, with product MHEPIHSSFLHLASGSAVRQRLLRASGLDITARAVSVDEEKIKQDAQASGLSFPEMAIELARRKAAAAEQTARFVLGCDQLLDVEGRLISKVETREAAAEVLQSLQGRTHRLLSAAVVFAAGREVWSAVTEARLSMHALNAEDIDGYLSATWPEVGNSVGCYHLEGRGVRLFSRIQGDYFTILGLPLLELLSFLRAEGGLRP from the coding sequence ATGCACGAACCTATCCACAGCTCTTTCTTGCATCTCGCGTCGGGGTCGGCGGTTCGCCAAAGACTGCTGAGAGCCTCCGGGCTGGACATCACGGCGCGGGCGGTCTCGGTCGATGAAGAGAAGATCAAGCAGGATGCACAGGCCAGTGGTCTGAGCTTCCCTGAGATGGCGATTGAACTCGCACGTCGCAAGGCCGCCGCTGCGGAGCAGACTGCACGCTTCGTTCTGGGGTGCGATCAACTGCTCGATGTTGAAGGTAGGCTGATCTCCAAAGTGGAGACGCGTGAAGCCGCGGCCGAGGTCTTGCAATCTCTACAAGGCCGGACGCATCGCTTGCTCTCCGCCGCGGTCGTCTTCGCGGCAGGTCGCGAGGTCTGGTCTGCGGTGACAGAGGCCAGGCTTTCGATGCATGCGCTGAATGCCGAAGATATCGACGGATATCTCTCGGCCACATGGCCCGAGGTTGGCAATTCGGTGGGCTGCTATCATCTTGAAGGCCGCGGCGTACGGCTCTTTTCACGGATCCAGGGGGATTACTTCACGATCCTCGGCTTGCCGCTGCTCGAGTTATTGAGTTTTCTGCGCGCTGAGGGAGGGCTCCGGCCATGA
- a CDS encoding MFS transporter — MLRFIKENAAFLGAGFLLTFSSSWGQTYFISLFAGQIMDEVGLTDAGWGLLYMVATMASAAVMIFAGVLTDRFRARALLLFVLPGLALACMGMAINSTALGLVIVIFALRFFGQGMTSQLAIVSMARWFAASRGTALSIASLGFSLGNAALPFIFVSLLAVITWRQSWMLAAMLCLAAIPVLTWLLKFERTPQSVATDSQVTGMDGHHWSRADMLRHSLFWLAVPMLLAPPAWGTALFFQQVHFVEVKGWELAAYTALFPGFIAVAIASTFASGAMIDKRGSSSVMAFWPLPWALGFATLAYAPSLGMALVGLMICAVGAGIQANAPASFFSEYYGTQHLGSIKAASSAIMVLGSAVGPGVTGALITAGIGIELQFWCISVFFLGAGAILWVGLARNRARLPLPT; from the coding sequence ATGCTCCGCTTCATCAAAGAAAACGCGGCCTTCTTGGGCGCAGGCTTCTTGCTGACGTTCTCATCGTCCTGGGGGCAGACCTACTTCATCTCGCTCTTCGCCGGGCAAATCATGGACGAGGTGGGCCTGACAGATGCCGGCTGGGGTCTGCTTTACATGGTCGCGACCATGGCCTCGGCAGCCGTCATGATTTTTGCCGGCGTTCTCACCGACCGGTTTCGCGCCCGTGCTTTGCTGCTCTTCGTCCTTCCCGGCCTTGCGCTCGCCTGCATGGGTATGGCGATCAACAGCACAGCCTTGGGCCTCGTGATCGTCATCTTCGCCCTGCGCTTTTTCGGCCAGGGGATGACATCTCAGCTCGCGATCGTCTCCATGGCGCGATGGTTTGCAGCCTCTCGCGGCACGGCCCTTTCGATCGCGTCCCTAGGGTTTTCCTTGGGGAACGCCGCGCTGCCGTTCATCTTCGTTTCCCTTCTGGCAGTGATCACCTGGCGCCAAAGCTGGATGCTCGCCGCCATGCTCTGCCTCGCGGCAATCCCAGTGCTCACATGGCTTCTGAAGTTCGAGCGCACCCCGCAATCCGTCGCAACGGACTCTCAAGTCACGGGCATGGATGGCCACCATTGGAGCCGGGCTGACATGTTGCGCCATTCCCTCTTCTGGCTTGCCGTGCCGATGCTTCTGGCCCCTCCGGCCTGGGGGACGGCGCTTTTTTTCCAGCAAGTGCATTTCGTCGAAGTCAAAGGCTGGGAGCTCGCGGCCTATACGGCTCTCTTCCCGGGCTTCATCGCCGTGGCGATCGCGTCCACATTCGCCTCGGGCGCAATGATCGACAAACGCGGCAGCAGCAGCGTGATGGCATTCTGGCCACTGCCTTGGGCGCTCGGCTTCGCCACACTCGCCTATGCGCCGAGCCTCGGCATGGCGCTCGTCGGTCTCATGATCTGCGCCGTCGGGGCCGGCATCCAGGCCAACGCGCCTGCATCATTCTTCAGCGAGTACTACGGCACCCAGCACCTCGGTTCGATCAAGGCAGCGTCCTCGGCGATCATGGTTTTAGGATCGGCTGTCGGGCCGGGGGTCACCGGGGCGCTCATCACGGCAGGAATTGGGATCGAGCTGCAATTCTGGTGTATCAGTGTCTTTTTCCTAGGCGCGGGCGCTATTCTCTGGGTCGGACTGGCGCGCAACCGGGCGCGCCTACCTCTGCCGACGTAG
- the coaE gene encoding dephospho-CoA kinase (Dephospho-CoA kinase (CoaE) performs the final step in coenzyme A biosynthesis.): MSYLLALTGSIGMGKSTAAGIFTQHGVPVWDADAAVHDLYLPGAAGTKVVEALVPTAVGAAGVDRAALREEMKADETLLPRLQEHIHPLVAADRADFIAQRDEAVLAFDIPLVFELGNEGDFDGVAVVTTEESLQRQRVLAREGMTAETLEFILSKQLSDAEKRKKADFLIDSTSLATAERDIKAILAKIGAPDA, from the coding sequence ATGAGTTACTTGCTCGCCCTCACCGGCTCCATCGGCATGGGAAAAAGCACCGCCGCCGGCATTTTCACACAGCATGGAGTCCCAGTATGGGATGCGGACGCGGCTGTCCATGATCTTTATTTACCGGGCGCGGCGGGTACGAAGGTGGTCGAAGCGTTGGTGCCAACCGCCGTTGGTGCGGCTGGCGTCGATCGCGCCGCGCTTCGTGAAGAAATGAAGGCGGACGAGACGCTTCTTCCCCGCCTCCAAGAACATATCCACCCGCTCGTGGCAGCCGACAGGGCTGACTTCATTGCACAGAGAGACGAGGCGGTTCTGGCCTTTGACATCCCCCTCGTCTTTGAGCTTGGCAACGAAGGTGACTTCGACGGCGTCGCCGTCGTCACAACGGAGGAAAGCTTGCAGCGTCAGCGCGTCCTGGCCAGAGAAGGGATGACGGCCGAGACCCTCGAGTTTATCCTCTCCAAACAGCTTTCCGACGCTGAAAAACGGAAGAAGGCAGACTTCTTGATCGACAGCACTTCCCTCGCCACAGCGGAACGGGATATCAAAGCAATCCTCGCCAAGATTGGAGCTCCTGATGCGTGA
- the trxA gene encoding thioredoxin, translating into MATVAATDATFDAEVRQSDVPVVVDFWAEWCGPCKQIGPALEELSEEMAGKVKVVKVDVDSNPNTAAQLGVRGIPALFMFKDGEVVSNRAGAAPKSALQGWIEDSI; encoded by the coding sequence ATGGCGACCGTCGCTGCCACCGATGCAACATTTGACGCCGAGGTCCGCCAGTCGGACGTGCCGGTTGTCGTGGACTTTTGGGCCGAGTGGTGTGGCCCCTGCAAGCAAATCGGGCCCGCGCTCGAAGAGCTTTCCGAAGAGATGGCTGGCAAAGTGAAGGTCGTGAAGGTCGACGTGGACTCCAACCCGAACACCGCCGCACAGCTGGGCGTCCGTGGCATCCCGGCGCTCTTCATGTTCAAGGACGGCGAGGTCGTGTCCAACCGCGCGGGCGCTGCGCCAAAATCGGCTCTTCAGGGCTGGATCGAAGACAGCATCTAA
- the hslV gene encoding ATP-dependent protease subunit HslV, whose product MNDKKSPGWHGTTIIGVRKGGKVVIAGDGQVSLGDTVIKGTARKVRRLSPGGTDIIAGFAGSTADAFTLLERLETKLEGTPGQLARAAVELAKDWRTDKYLQKLEAMLIVSDGTDLFVITGAGDVLEPEHDVTAIGSGGNYALAAGRALMDTDKDAETIAREAMAIAADICVYTNGNLTVESL is encoded by the coding sequence ATGAATGACAAGAAAAGCCCCGGGTGGCACGGCACGACGATCATCGGTGTGCGCAAGGGTGGCAAGGTCGTCATCGCCGGCGACGGTCAGGTGAGCCTCGGCGATACGGTCATCAAGGGGACTGCGCGAAAGGTGCGGCGGCTTTCACCGGGTGGCACGGATATCATCGCGGGATTTGCGGGCTCCACGGCAGATGCCTTCACACTTCTCGAGCGGCTCGAGACAAAGCTCGAAGGCACCCCAGGGCAACTGGCGCGCGCCGCGGTGGAATTGGCCAAAGACTGGCGGACGGACAAGTACCTCCAAAAGCTCGAGGCCATGTTGATCGTCTCCGACGGCACGGATCTCTTCGTCATCACGGGTGCCGGAGACGTGCTCGAGCCCGAGCATGACGTGACCGCGATCGGCTCCGGCGGGAATTATGCGCTCGCCGCAGGCCGGGCGCTCATGGACACAGACAAGGACGCTGAAACTATCGCGCGCGAGGCCATGGCCATCGCCGCAGACATTTGCGTCTATACCAACGGCAACCTCACGGTGGAGAGCCTGTGA
- the secB gene encoding protein-export chaperone SecB yields MAENGAQDAPAATAAGDQQKQPNVNVRALAQYVRDLSFENVLAQKGAQPDAKPEVAVQVALDGRKRGGDNQYETIIKLTVTSKAKDSGETLFVLELDYAGLFHIEGVPQEQMHAFLLIECPRLLFPFLRRVVSDITRDGGFPPLNLENIDFVGLYRNEIKRRMEAQKASGEAAGNA; encoded by the coding sequence ATGGCCGAGAATGGAGCGCAAGACGCCCCTGCAGCCACTGCAGCCGGTGATCAACAGAAGCAACCGAATGTGAACGTGCGCGCGTTGGCACAATACGTGCGGGATCTCTCCTTCGAGAATGTCCTTGCCCAGAAAGGCGCGCAACCGGATGCGAAGCCTGAAGTGGCCGTCCAAGTCGCGCTTGATGGACGCAAGCGCGGTGGCGACAATCAATACGAGACGATCATCAAGCTGACGGTCACGTCCAAGGCCAAGGACAGCGGCGAGACCCTGTTCGTCCTCGAGCTCGATTACGCGGGCCTCTTCCACATTGAGGGCGTACCGCAAGAGCAGATGCATGCCTTCCTGCTCATCGAATGCCCGCGCCTGCTCTTCCCGTTCCTGCGGCGCGTCGTCAGCGACATCACCCGGGATGGTGGCTTCCCGCCTCTGAATCTCGAAAACATTGATTTCGTTGGCCTTTACCGAAACGAGATCAAGCGGCGTATGGAAGCGCAGAAAGCATCTGGCGAGGCGGCAGGCAACGCCTGA
- a CDS encoding FxsA family protein, protein MWLFVAFLAVPLIEIGLFIEVGGFIGLWPTLGIVVLTAAIGTLLVRQQGFAAIGKLQKSLNEFDDPTEPLAHGAMILISAALLLTPGFFTDAVGFALLIPGIRQVVIARVRKRVIIHRANQQGPQRPRDTIIEGEFRDVGEDTPEQPGSSGWTRH, encoded by the coding sequence ATGTGGCTGTTTGTTGCGTTTCTGGCTGTCCCGCTCATCGAAATCGGCCTTTTCATAGAAGTTGGCGGCTTCATCGGCCTTTGGCCGACGCTCGGCATCGTCGTGCTCACCGCCGCAATTGGAACGCTCCTTGTCAGGCAACAAGGCTTCGCGGCCATTGGTAAGCTGCAAAAGTCGCTCAACGAATTCGATGATCCGACGGAGCCTCTGGCCCACGGCGCGATGATCCTGATCTCGGCTGCCTTGCTGTTAACACCCGGTTTTTTCACGGATGCGGTCGGGTTTGCTTTGCTCATCCCGGGCATTCGTCAGGTCGTCATCGCCCGTGTTCGAAAGAGGGTCATCATCCATCGCGCGAACCAGCAAGGGCCGCAGAGGCCGCGGGACACGATCATCGAAGGTGAGTTCCGCGATGTCGGCGAAGACACGCCCGAACAGCCCGGGTCTTCCGGGTGGACGCGCCATTGA
- the dnaQ gene encoding DNA polymerase III subunit epsilon, whose amino-acid sequence MREIVLDTETTGLDPNEGHRVVEIGAVELHNHVPTGRTYHQYIDPLRSMPKEAFDVHGLGDDFLRGKPVFADIAEAFLTFIGDAKLVIHNASFDMKFLNAELGWLDRKAIPADQAIDTLAIAKKKFPGSPASLDALCRRFNIDNSARTLHGALLDSEILAEVYLQLIGGKQPDFNLASQTSQAATSTEPAWRPAPRQKQLAPRLTEAERLAHQRFIESLSGDTLW is encoded by the coding sequence ATGCGTGAGATCGTACTCGATACGGAAACCACCGGCCTTGATCCAAACGAAGGTCACAGGGTTGTCGAGATCGGCGCGGTCGAGCTCCATAATCACGTGCCGACAGGGCGAACCTACCATCAATACATTGACCCGCTCCGGTCGATGCCCAAGGAAGCCTTCGACGTCCACGGGCTGGGTGACGACTTCCTGCGTGGCAAGCCGGTGTTTGCGGATATTGCCGAGGCGTTTCTGACATTCATCGGCGATGCGAAGCTTGTGATCCACAACGCCTCATTCGACATGAAATTCCTCAACGCCGAGCTTGGCTGGTTGGATCGCAAAGCCATTCCAGCGGACCAGGCCATCGACACGCTTGCCATCGCCAAGAAGAAGTTTCCCGGCTCTCCAGCCTCATTGGATGCGCTCTGCCGCCGTTTCAACATCGACAACTCAGCGCGGACGCTGCACGGCGCGCTTCTCGATTCAGAGATCCTGGCGGAAGTGTATTTGCAGCTCATCGGCGGCAAGCAGCCGGACTTCAATCTCGCCTCGCAAACAAGCCAGGCTGCCACGAGTACTGAGCCGGCTTGGCGACCTGCGCCTCGGCAAAAACAACTGGCGCCCCGCCTCACAGAAGCGGAGCGCCTTGCGCATCAACGGTTTATCGAAAGCCTGTCGGGCGACACGCTCTGGTAG
- the rho gene encoding transcription termination factor Rho, producing the protein MTAERLNLADLKAKSPKDLLSMAEELEIENASTMRKGEMMFQILKERAEEGWEVSGDGVLEVLQDGFGFLRSPEANYLPGPDDIYVSPDMIRQFSMRTGDTIEGVIQAPGDNERYFAMTSVTKINFEDPARARHKINFDNLTPLYPDERLTMEIDDPTTKDRSARIIDLVAPIGKGQRSLIVAPPRTGKTVLLQNIATSIERNHPECYLIVLLIDERPEEVTDMQRSVKGEVVSSTFDEPATRHVAVSEMVIEKAKRLVEHKRDVVILLDSITRLGRAFNTTVPSSGKVLTGGVDANALQRPKRFFGAARNIEEGGSLTIIATALIDTGSRMDEVIFEEFKGTGNSEIVLDRKVADKRVFPAMDILKSGTRKEDLLVDKIDLQKTYVLRRILNPMGTTDAIEFLISKLKQTKTNSEFFDSMNT; encoded by the coding sequence ATGACCGCTGAGCGGCTGAACCTTGCTGACCTGAAGGCGAAGAGCCCAAAGGACCTTCTGTCCATGGCTGAAGAGCTCGAGATCGAGAACGCATCCACCATGCGCAAGGGTGAGATGATGTTCCAGATCCTCAAAGAGCGTGCTGAAGAGGGCTGGGAAGTTTCGGGTGATGGCGTTCTCGAAGTCCTGCAAGATGGCTTTGGCTTCCTGCGCAGCCCCGAAGCAAACTATCTGCCAGGTCCGGACGACATCTATGTCTCTCCCGATATGATCCGGCAGTTTTCCATGCGAACGGGCGACACCATTGAGGGCGTGATCCAGGCGCCGGGAGACAACGAGCGCTATTTCGCGATGACTTCGGTGACGAAGATCAATTTCGAAGATCCGGCACGGGCGCGGCACAAGATCAACTTCGACAACCTGACACCGCTTTATCCCGATGAGCGGCTCACCATGGAGATCGACGATCCGACGACCAAGGATCGGTCCGCGCGTATCATCGACCTCGTCGCACCCATCGGAAAAGGGCAGCGATCCCTGATCGTGGCACCGCCGCGGACGGGTAAGACTGTCCTCCTTCAGAACATCGCGACATCCATCGAGCGCAACCATCCGGAATGCTACCTGATCGTCTTGCTCATCGACGAGCGTCCTGAAGAAGTTACGGACATGCAGCGGAGCGTGAAGGGTGAGGTGGTCTCGTCCACATTCGATGAGCCGGCCACGCGGCACGTCGCCGTGTCGGAGATGGTGATCGAAAAGGCCAAGCGCCTCGTGGAGCACAAGCGCGACGTGGTTATCTTGCTCGACTCGATTACGCGCCTTGGCCGTGCCTTCAATACGACGGTGCCCTCATCCGGCAAGGTCCTGACCGGCGGTGTTGATGCCAATGCGCTGCAGCGCCCGAAGCGTTTCTTTGGTGCCGCGCGGAACATTGAAGAAGGCGGATCGCTCACGATCATCGCGACAGCGCTGATCGATACCGGGTCCCGCATGGACGAAGTGATCTTCGAAGAGTTCAAGGGGACGGGTAACTCGGAGATCGTGCTTGACCGGAAAGTGGCCGACAAGCGCGTGTTCCCGGCGATGGACATCCTGAAAAGCGGCACGCGGAAAGAGGATCTTCTCGTCGACAAGATCGATCTCCAGAAGACCTACGTCCTCCGTCGCATCCTAAATCCGATGGGGACCACTGATGCGATCGAGTTCCTCATTTCCAAGCTGAAGCAAACGAAGACGAACTCCGAGTTCTTCGATTCCATGAACACCTGA
- a CDS encoding Smr/MutS family protein, producing the protein MTVDRAHPALLRFIIGSHAKGLRLVLVITGKGEGPGPSGPLPYQRGILRRQVPSWLSQAPLGSLILQTAPADRRHGGEGALYVYLRRQR; encoded by the coding sequence ATGACGGTGGATCGGGCGCACCCTGCACTCCTGCGATTCATCATCGGCTCCCACGCGAAGGGCTTGCGCCTTGTCCTCGTGATCACCGGCAAAGGCGAAGGTCCCGGCCCCAGCGGCCCTCTTCCCTACCAACGCGGTATTCTCAGGCGGCAGGTGCCGTCTTGGCTCTCTCAGGCACCACTTGGCTCACTCATCCTTCAGACTGCGCCTGCCGACCGACGGCACGGCGGAGAGGGCGCGCTCTACGTCTATCTACGTCGGCAGAGGTAG